The DNA region CGTTGGGTGGTGCGCAGGTTGAACAGGCTGGCACTTTCCGTCAATTCAAAGGTGACCCGCTCGGGTGTTATTCCGGTTTCCTTCAGGGTATCGACGATAGCGGGAAGTAAGCTCTCATCTTTAAAGGCTTGCGCTGATAAATTGATGGCGATATGCACCAGCGACGGATAACTTTTCAGCGTATGTAATGCCAACTGAATAATGCGTCGGTCGAGCAGGTGCATATCTCCGGATGATTCCATTGCAGGAATAAACTGCCCGGGTGCCAGCAAGGTTCCCTCTCGGGTGCGCACACGCACCAGGGCTTCGTAATAGGCAACCTGGCCGGCATTGACATCAAAAATAGGTTGGAAGTGCAACAGGATACGGTTTTCGTTGATGGCTTCGCGCACCTGCCGTGAAATGTTGAGGCGGTTGCGCAGGTCATCGCTCTCGCTGTCCTCGGGGTCATACACGTGGATCAGGTTGCGACCGCGCCCTTTGGCAACATAAAGCGCAATGTCGGCGCGCATTAAATGCTCTTCAGCGCGCTCCGTGGAGTTGTTGATCAGGGTCAGGCCAATACTGCAGCCCAGGTTGATACGTTGCCCTTGTGATTGGAAATTAAATTCACTGGCGAGCTGTTGTATGTCGCGCGCAAACTCTTCCGCTTGCTGTTGGGAGACATCGTGCAGCAGAACCGCAAACTCATCGCCGCCCAAACGGCAAAAAATATCGGGTCGGCGAATCCGGCGGCGCAACAGGTGGGCAACTTCGCGCAACACTTCATCGCCTTTCTGGTGGCCGAAACTGTCATTAATGACTTTGAAATGATCGAGATCGATATACACCAGACCGTGTTGCCGGTGGTTGCGTAGGGCATCGGCTGTGAGCTGCTTGAGCGAGGTCTCGAAGAAATGGCGATTGTTAAGGCCGGTGAGTGAATCGTGCATGGCCAGGTATTTCAACTGCTCCTGGGCTGCACGTTGTTCGGTGACATTGTCGAGGCAAATCGTCAATCGGGGCTGGCTTTCCCCGGTGCTGGACAGGCTGACCTTGAATTGTGCCCAGAGCCGGTGACCGCGGCTGTCGCGCAGGCACAGTTCCAGGTCGGCACAAGGCTCATGGTCGAGGAGTGTTCGGCGCATGCGTTCGCGTGCCAGTGTCCACTGGGCGCGTTGGTCGGAGACAATGAATTCATCGAGGTTGCGCCCCAGGGATTCGCCTATCGCAAACCCCATCATGTGTTCCCAGGCGCGGTTGAGAAACTGGATTGCCAGCTGGTCATCCAACTCCATGACGACGGTTTGTAAATCGTCGAGCAGTTGATGATGGCTCTGATAAAGCTGGCGGTAGGCGCGTTCGCGCTCCTGTAAGGATTGGACGCGCAAGGCAAACTGCTCGTTGCTGACCAGGAAGTCCTCGCGGTGGATGGCGATATCGCAGACCTTGCGCAATTGTTCTGCGCGGAATGGCTTGGGGAGGAAATCGACAGCACCCAACAGCATTAATTCCTCGGCCTGCTCTACCGTTGTATGGGCGGTCATGATAACAATCGGTTGTTGCGGATCTATGCGCTGGATTTCGATCAGAATATCTCGCCCTGAAAGGCGCGGTAGCATGACATCCAATAAGACCAGATCATGGCGTCCACGTTTCCAGGCTTCCAGACCGTCCAGGCCATCGGCGGCGACTTCTATATCAAAGGGGATAGCGAGCACTCGCTGGATTAGGTCGGAGGTATCCGGTTGGTCTTCTACGACCAATAGGCGTGGACGGGGCAGTTCGCCTGAGTTGTGCCCCATCAGTTGTTCAACCACCTTGGGTAGCATATCCAAGTGTTCCAAGGGGACCAGGCGATTAATGCCGTATTCGCGTGCAGTGACTTCGGCAATTCGCTCGCACCAGGTGCGAGCGACAATGATAATTGGTAGGTTGGATGGGCATTTCAGGATACCGCTGCGAACCAGGCGCGACAGCCGCCAGCCATCCAGATCCTGTGTGTCCACATCGACAATAAGCAGATCCACGGATTCATGGCGCAACAGCGCCAACGCATTGGCCGCTGTACTAACCAGTGTCAATCGATCATAGCCTGCGTCCTTCAAGCGGTTGCTGATCAGCTCCAATGCCGATGAATCGTTGTTAAGAATCAGAATATGGCGCTCACTCACCGACTCGTCGGTACTGGCGAGGCCACCGGTAATGGCTGGTTTGGACGACACGCAAAGCCCTCTGACATAAACTGGTTCTAAGCCTAGCATATAACTCAGGGTTATATTTGGCCCAGCGTTGACCTGGGCGACAAAGCATAGAAACCATTTTGTACTCTTGTGAACCGTCCCTGG from Cellvibrio japonicus Ueda107 includes:
- a CDS encoding EAL domain-containing protein, which translates into the protein MSSKPAITGGLASTDESVSERHILILNNDSSALELISNRLKDAGYDRLTLVSTAANALALLRHESVDLLIVDVDTQDLDGWRLSRLVRSGILKCPSNLPIIIVARTWCERIAEVTAREYGINRLVPLEHLDMLPKVVEQLMGHNSGELPRPRLLVVEDQPDTSDLIQRVLAIPFDIEVAADGLDGLEAWKRGRHDLVLLDVMLPRLSGRDILIEIQRIDPQQPIVIMTAHTTVEQAEELMLLGAVDFLPKPFRAEQLRKVCDIAIHREDFLVSNEQFALRVQSLQERERAYRQLYQSHHQLLDDLQTVVMELDDQLAIQFLNRAWEHMMGFAIGESLGRNLDEFIVSDQRAQWTLARERMRRTLLDHEPCADLELCLRDSRGHRLWAQFKVSLSSTGESQPRLTICLDNVTEQRAAQEQLKYLAMHDSLTGLNNRHFFETSLKQLTADALRNHRQHGLVYIDLDHFKVINDSFGHQKGDEVLREVAHLLRRRIRRPDIFCRLGGDEFAVLLHDVSQQQAEEFARDIQQLASEFNFQSQGQRINLGCSIGLTLINNSTERAEEHLMRADIALYVAKGRGRNLIHVYDPEDSESDDLRNRLNISRQVREAINENRILLHFQPIFDVNAGQVAYYEALVRVRTREGTLLAPGQFIPAMESSGDMHLLDRRIIQLALHTLKSYPSLVHIAINLSAQAFKDESLLPAIVDTLKETGITPERVTFELTESASLFNLRTTQRVITELHQLGCSFSVDDFGSGFSSFAYLKDLPADYIKLDGSFIQNLHQDPVDQTLVRSMIQVIQALGKKAVAEYVENAEILSLLKTMGIDFVQGYHIGHPLPVEQVLALHPRLNDSQVSS